One stretch of Ipomoea triloba cultivar NCNSP0323 chromosome 8, ASM357664v1 DNA includes these proteins:
- the LOC116026803 gene encoding NADH dehydrogenase [ubiquinone] 1 alpha subcomplex subunit 8-B-like produces MASTVDAGGIPIPTSSVLMAASKHIETRCRSENVAFLKCKKDDPNPEKCLDKGHQVTRCVLGLLKDLHQRCNKEMDAYAGCMHYHTNEFEFCRKEQKEFEKTCSF; encoded by the exons ATGGCGAGCACGGTGGATGCCGGAGGAATTCCGATCCCTACGTCGTCGGTGCTGATGGCGGCGTCAAAACACATCGAAACTCGGTGCCGGAGCGAGAATGTGGCGTTCCTCAAGTGTAAGAAAGACGATCCTAACCCCGAGAAATGCCTCGACAAAGGCCACCAAGTTACACGCTGCGTTCTCGGCCT GCTGAAAGATCTTCATCAAAGGTGCAACAAAGAAATGGATGCTTATGCAGGGTGCATGCACTACCACACAAATGAATTTGAGTTTTGCCGCAAAGAGCAAAAGGAATTTGAAAAGACATGTTCTTTTTGA
- the LOC116027171 gene encoding dehydration-responsive element-binding protein 1E-like has protein sequence MNYESACSSEQNGQLPPATSSVSAGSCSSSNCMAAQYSDEDVLVLAATRKPKRPAGRKKFKETRHPVYRGVRRRGNGKWVCELREPIKQKRIWVGSYPTPEMAARAHDVAALALRGELATLNFADSVWRLPVPVSKDAKDIRRAAVMAAEGFRETKVEEEVESKLRVDVSNIDDEAWMASPVAGEEMGVDGIIEKMAEAVLYSPACMQLGNVFSTWDEVDQVGIGSDDVVEVSLWSYSI, from the coding sequence ATGAACTACGAATCAGCATGTTCGTCGGAACAGAACGGTCAACTGCCGCCGGCGACTTCTTCAGTATCGGCGGGATCATGTTCTTCTTCCAACTGCATGGCGGCGCAATATTCGGACGAGGATGTTTTGGTGTTGGCGGCGACGAGGAAGCCGAAGAGGCCGGCGGGGAGGAAGAAGTTCAAGGAGACGAGGCACCCGGTGTACAGGGGAGTGCGGCGGAGGGGGAATGGGAAATGGGTTTGCGAGCTCCGGGAGCCGATCAAGCAGAAGAGGATATGGGTGGGAAGTTATCCTACTCCGGAAATGGCGGCCCGAGCTCATGACGTGGCGGCATTGGCGTTAAGAGGCGAGTTGGCAACGCTGAATTTCGCCGATTCCGTGTGGCGGCTGCCGGTGCCGGTGTCGAAGGACGCTAAGGATATCCGGCGAGCGGCGGTGATGGCCGCCGAGGGGTTCAGGGAGACGAAAGTGGAGGAGGAAGTGGAAAGCAAATTGAGAGTAGATGTTTCTAACATTGACGATGAAGCGTGGATGGCGTCTCCGGTGGCCGGAGAGGAGATGGGGGTGGACGGAATCATTGAAAAGATGGCGGAGGCGGTGCTGTACTCGCCGGCATGCATGCAACTGGGGAATGTTTTCAGTACTTGGGATGAAGTTGATCAAGTTGGAATTGGGAGTGACGACGTAGTAGAAGTGTCACTATGGAGTTACTCTATTTGA
- the LOC116027495 gene encoding DNA-directed RNA polymerase IV subunit 1 isoform X2 — MEHDLHIEYPVPSGVLKGIKFNILSESDAAKISAKVIELVPEVTDPALGLPNPVSECRTCGAKDVKGCEGHFGLIKFPYTIINPYFISEAARILNKICPGCKSARCDKRVDSTSMHQQHGNCKYCDGTLKDYPQMRFRLSPKDMFGKPAIIAEASQKVSRKFPNTTSGGSLASDYWDIIPQDAGQDESSRQSKKRVLSYAQVYSLLKDVDSRLIEAFLKRRISIFLSCFLLTPNCHRVTELGPHMLFDESNRLYRKLIDFRGAANDLSMHVIDRIKLSKLRAERQATIDPATSASGLKFLKELLIAKRSNHAFRLVVVGDPQIKLSEIGIPCHVAESLHVAEHLNTWNSEKLTEHCDLMILQKGWVLVRRNDGLVRVSMLDKLQKGDTIYRPLVDGDIVLINRPPSIHQHSLIALSVRILPITSALSINPLICSPLRGDFDGDCLHGYVPQSMDCRVELRELVALDKQLLDGQSGRNLLSLSHDSLTAAHLILEDGVLLNQCQMQQLQMSCPRQFSLPAIFKALSNGSCYWTGKQLFSLLLPSDFDYFFPSNGVCIRKGEIMSSNGSSWLRDTDGNLFRSLVKHYGDQVLHFLFAAQEVLCEWLSMRGLSVSLSDLYLSSDSSTRKNMVTEISCGLKEAERLSYVTLLMVDYTRDFLVGRSEGNQNSKIFDVERLSIEKQKSAALSQASVCAFKDVFWDIQNLLYQYANKGNSFLAMLKAGSKGNLLKLVQQSMCLGLQHSLIPLSFQIPHHLSCGAWNDEKNRPHHITEYSGTYIPCAVVENSFLTGLNPLECFVHSLTTRDSSFSGHADVSGTLTRKLTFFMRDLYIGYDGTVRNPYGNQVVQFSYYSQQKSDPTIAPEDVGGHPVGSLAASAISEAAYSALDQPISALESSPLLNLKKVLESGVRKSSGEKTASMFLSKMLGRWAYGFEYGALEVKNHLERLLFSDLVSEVMICFSRETSRSSRTSPWVCHFHINKEIAKRRRLKLQSITDALNMSYTATKVKAKVELPNLQITYTDCCVADTSKQDPKSCIAVAIVGITKDSYAQLDILRDFVIPFLLRTVVKGFSAFKKVDILWREEAPILSKSSVRPSGELYLRVLMSESCDRTTFWSVLVDSCLQIMTMIDWERSHPDDIHDISVAYGIDVAWKCFLRDLSSAVSDTGKIILPEHLVLATDCLSSSGQFLALSAKGLSLQRKENGVSTPFTQACFTNPGESFLRAAKMGLEDDLRGTAEALSWGKIPSVGTGFQFDILYSGKGFEPSETTDVYNLLGKHAALEKEKMMLYPEESKEIVSKPLAQRLCKYGDFVSEGENSLLPKAISSSFTLNDIQRLSKALRNILYTYDINDLLKEADKSVVMRALYFHPRRSEKIGTGAHEIKVGQHKGHANSRCFLLVRSDGTVEDFSYHKCVHHALKLIAPKKAKTYHSRWLNGY, encoded by the exons ATGGAGCATGATCTACATATAGAGTACCCGGTGCCATCAGGTGTCTTGAAGGGAATTAAGTTTAATATTCTATCTGAGTCAGATGCT GCCAAAATTTCAGCTAAGGTAATAGAACTAGTGCCTGAAGTAACAGATCCTGCATTAGGACTGCCAAATCCAGTTTCTGAATGCCGTACATGTGGTGCAAAAGATGTAAAAGGATGTGAAG GCCATTTTGGTTTAATAAAATTCCCCTACACAATTATCAATCCATACTTTATATCAGAAGCTGCACGGATTCTCAATAAAATTTGCCCAGGATGTAAATCAGCTCGATGTGATAAG AGGGTTGATTCCACATCCATGCATCAGCAGCATGGTAATTGCAAGTATTGTGAT GGAACTTTAAAAGATTATCCACAAATGAGATTTAGATTATCTCCCAAAGACATGTTTGGGAAGCCTGCAATTATAGCTGAAGCGAGTCAAAAAGTGTCGAGGAAGTTTCCAAATACAACTTCAGGAGGAAGTTTGGCTTCTGATTATTGGGATATAATTCCACAAGATGCAGGGCAAGATGAAAGTTCTCGACAATCAAAAAAAAGAGTTCTATCATATGCACAG GTTTATAGCTTGCTGAAAGATGTTGATTCAAGACTTATTGAGGCATTTCTCAAAAGGAGAATTTCAATCTTTCTCAGTTGTTTCCTTTTGACCCCTAACTGTCATCGTGTCACAGAATTAGGGCCTCATATGCTATTT GATGAAAGTAACAGGCTTTACAGAAAGCTGATTGACTTTAGAGGGGCAGCCAATGACTTAAGTATGCACGTTATTGACCGCATCAAACTTTCAAAG CTGCGTGCTGAAAGACAAGCTACTATAGACCCTGCAACCAGCGCATCTGGTCTGAAGTTTTTGAAAGAACTTCTCATTGCAAAGAGAAGTAATCATGCTTTCCGCTTGGTGGTAGTTGGCGATCCACAGATAAAGCTGTCTGAAATTGGTATTCCATGTCATGTTGCAGAGAGCCTACATGTAGCTGAGCATTTAAATACATGGAATTCAGAAAAGTTAACTGAGCATTGTGATCTCATGATTCTTCAGAAGGGATGGGTCCTTGTTCGCAGAAATGATGGCTTAGTTCGTGTTAGTATGCTGGACAAGTTGCAGAAAGGAGATACCATATATAGACCACTTGTTGATGGAGATATTGTGTTAATAAATAGACCTCCTTCTATTCATCAACACTCCCTTATTGCTCTGTCTGTCAGAATTCTTCCAATAACTTCGGCTCTTTCTATAAATCCCCTTATATGTTCTCCTCTTCGTGGGGACTTTGATGGTGATTGCCTTCATGGTTATGTTCCACAATCAATGGACTGCAGAGTGGAGCTTAGGGAGCTTGTTGCTCTAGACAAACAATTGCTTGATGGACAGAGTGGGAGAAACCTTTTGTCACTAAGTCATGACAGCTTGACTGCAGCTCATTTGATTCTGGAGGATGGGGTTCTCTTGAACCAGTGCCAGATGCAACAGCTGCAGATGTCTTGTCCTCGACAGTTCTCACTGCCAGCTATCTTCAAAGCATTATCAAACGGCTCTTGTTATTGGACTGGAAAGCAGTTATTCAGTCTGCTCTTGCCATCagattttgattatttttttccatCTAATGGTGTATGTATTAGGAAAGGAGAAATTATGTCTTCTAATGGATCTTCTTGGCTACGTGACACTGATGGAAATCTTTTTCGTAGTCTTGTCAAACATTATGGAGATCAGGTTCTTCATTTCCTATTTGCTGCGCAGGAAGTTTTATGTGAGTGGTTGTCAATGAGGGGATTAAGCGTTTCCTTGTCTGATCTTTATCTCTCTTCTGATTCATCCACCCGAAAGAATATGGTTACTGAAATTTCATGTGGTTTGAAAGAGGCAGAGAGACTTTCTTATGTTACACTTCTCATGGTGGATTATACTCGAGATTTCCTTGTTGGAAGATCTGAAGGAAATCAGAATTCAAAAATTTTTGATGTTGAGCGATTGTCTATTGAGAAACAGAAGTCAGCTGCACTTAGTCAGGCTTCTGTTTGTGCTTTCAAAGATGTATTCTGGGATATCCAAAACCTGCTTTATCAGTATGCAAACAAGGGTAACTCATTCCTGGCTATGTTAAAGGCTGGGAGCAAGGGTAACCTTCTGAAATTGGTACAGCAGAGCATGTGTCTTGGTTTGCAGCATTCTCTGATTCCATTGTCTTTTCAAATCCCCCATCATCTTTCTTGTGGTGCATGGAATGATGAAAAGAACCGTCCTCATCATATTACGGAATACTCTGGTACTTACATCCCATGTGCTGTGGTGGAAAATTCTTTTCTTACAGGTTTAAATCCTCTGGAGTGCTTTGTACATTCGTTAACAACCAGGGACAGTTCTTTTAGTGGGCATGCTGATGTTTCTGGTACTTTGACTCGTAAACTCACATTTTTCATGCGGGATCTTTACATTGGATATGATGGAACAGTGCGAAATCCTTATGGAAATCAAGTTGTGCAGTTTTCTTACTATAGTCAACAAAAATCTGATCCCACTATAGCCCCTGAAGATGTGGGTGGCCATCCTGTTGGTTCATTGGCTGCCAGTGCCATTTCCGAGGCTGCATACAGTGCTTTGGATCAACCCATTAGTGCGCTTGAGTCATCACCTCTGCTGAACCTTAAG AAAGTACTGGAGTCGGGGGTAAGAAAAAGTAGTGGTGAAAAAACTGCATCAATGTTCTTGTCAAAAATGCTTGGAAGGTGGGCTTACGGTTTTGAATATGGAGCTTTAGAAGTAAAAAATCATTTAGAAAGGCTTCTGTTTTCAGACCTTGTTTCTGAAGTAATGATATG TTTCTCACGGGAGACGAGCAGAAGCAGCCGCACTAGTCCTTGGGTTTGTCATTTTCACATAAATAAG GAAATTGCAAAGAGGAGAAGACTAAAGTTACAATCCATTACTGATGCTCTTAACATGAGTTACACAGCGACTAAAGTAAAAGCAAAAGTTGAACTTCCAAATCTGCAGATAACATACAC GGATTGTTGTGTTGCTGACACATCAAAGCAAGACCCAAAATCGTGCATTGCAGTTGCTATTGTTGGAATTACTAAAGATTCATATGCGCAGCTGGATATCCTTCGTGATTTTGTGATACCATTCCTCCTTAGAACAGTAGTTAAAG GATTCTCTGCATTCAAAAAGGTTGATATCTTATGGAGGGAGGAGGCACCCATTTTATCCAAGTCTTCTGTAAGGCCTTCTGGAGAACTTTATTTGCGGGTTTTGATGTCTGAAAGCTGTGACAGAACTACATTTTGGAGTGTCCTTGTGGATAGTTGCCTTCAAATAATGACTATGATCGACTGGGAACGCAGTCATCCTGATGATATTCATGATATCTCTGTAGCCTATGGGATAGATGTTGCTTGGAAGTGCTTTCTAAGA GATCTAAGTTCTGCAGTTTCTGATACTGGCAAGATTATCCTCCCAGAACACTTGGTACTTGCAACTGACTGTCTGTCATCTTCGGGACAATTTCTTGCTTTGAGTGCAAAAGGCCTGTCActtcaaagaaaagaaaatggtgtTTCTACACCCTTCACGCAAGCATGCTTTACA AATCCTGGAGAAAGTTTTCTTAGAGCAGCCAAAATGGGATTGGAAGATGATCTTCGAGGGACTGCAGAAGCTTTATCTTGGGGAAAGATTCCATCTGTTGGTACTGGTTTCCAGTTTGACATTTTATACTCTGGGAAG GGGTTCGAGCCTTCTGAAACCACTGATGTGTATAATCTGCTGGGTAAGCATGCTGCACTCGAGAAGGAGAAAATGATGCTCTATCCCGAGGAAAGCAAAGAAATCGTCAGCAAGCCTCTTGCTCAGCGTCTATGTAAATATGGCGATTTTGTTTCAGAGGGAGAAAATAGTTTGTTACCAAAAGCAATCTCAAGTTCCTTTACATTGAATGACATTCAGAGGCTCTCTAAGGCATTGAGGAATATCTTATATAC GTACGATATTAATGATCTTTTGAAAGAAGCTGACAAGTCTGTTGTCATGAGGGCCTTATATTTTCATCCTCGAAGGAGTGAGAAAATTGGGACTGGAGCACATGAAATCaag GTTGGTCAGCATAAAGGACATGCAAATTCCCGCTGCTTCCTTTTGGTACGTTCAGATGGAACAGTCGAAGACTTTTCTTATCACAAGTGCGTACACCATGCTCTCAAGCTAATCGCTCCAAAGAAGGCAAAAACTTACCATTCGCGATGGTTGAATGGATACTGA
- the LOC116027495 gene encoding DNA-directed RNA polymerase IV subunit 1 isoform X1, with translation MEHDLHIEYPVPSGVLKGIKFNILSESDAAKISAKVIELVPEVTDPALGLPNPVSECRTCGAKDVKGCEGHFGLIKFPYTIINPYFISEAARILNKICPGCKSARCDKVKRVDSTSMHQQHGNCKYCDGTLKDYPQMRFRLSPKDMFGKPAIIAEASQKVSRKFPNTTSGGSLASDYWDIIPQDAGQDESSRQSKKRVLSYAQVYSLLKDVDSRLIEAFLKRRISIFLSCFLLTPNCHRVTELGPHMLFDESNRLYRKLIDFRGAANDLSMHVIDRIKLSKLRAERQATIDPATSASGLKFLKELLIAKRSNHAFRLVVVGDPQIKLSEIGIPCHVAESLHVAEHLNTWNSEKLTEHCDLMILQKGWVLVRRNDGLVRVSMLDKLQKGDTIYRPLVDGDIVLINRPPSIHQHSLIALSVRILPITSALSINPLICSPLRGDFDGDCLHGYVPQSMDCRVELRELVALDKQLLDGQSGRNLLSLSHDSLTAAHLILEDGVLLNQCQMQQLQMSCPRQFSLPAIFKALSNGSCYWTGKQLFSLLLPSDFDYFFPSNGVCIRKGEIMSSNGSSWLRDTDGNLFRSLVKHYGDQVLHFLFAAQEVLCEWLSMRGLSVSLSDLYLSSDSSTRKNMVTEISCGLKEAERLSYVTLLMVDYTRDFLVGRSEGNQNSKIFDVERLSIEKQKSAALSQASVCAFKDVFWDIQNLLYQYANKGNSFLAMLKAGSKGNLLKLVQQSMCLGLQHSLIPLSFQIPHHLSCGAWNDEKNRPHHITEYSGTYIPCAVVENSFLTGLNPLECFVHSLTTRDSSFSGHADVSGTLTRKLTFFMRDLYIGYDGTVRNPYGNQVVQFSYYSQQKSDPTIAPEDVGGHPVGSLAASAISEAAYSALDQPISALESSPLLNLKKVLESGVRKSSGEKTASMFLSKMLGRWAYGFEYGALEVKNHLERLLFSDLVSEVMICFSRETSRSSRTSPWVCHFHINKEIAKRRRLKLQSITDALNMSYTATKVKAKVELPNLQITYTDCCVADTSKQDPKSCIAVAIVGITKDSYAQLDILRDFVIPFLLRTVVKGFSAFKKVDILWREEAPILSKSSVRPSGELYLRVLMSESCDRTTFWSVLVDSCLQIMTMIDWERSHPDDIHDISVAYGIDVAWKCFLRDLSSAVSDTGKIILPEHLVLATDCLSSSGQFLALSAKGLSLQRKENGVSTPFTQACFTNPGESFLRAAKMGLEDDLRGTAEALSWGKIPSVGTGFQFDILYSGKGFEPSETTDVYNLLGKHAALEKEKMMLYPEESKEIVSKPLAQRLCKYGDFVSEGENSLLPKAISSSFTLNDIQRLSKALRNILYTYDINDLLKEADKSVVMRALYFHPRRSEKIGTGAHEIKVGQHKGHANSRCFLLVRSDGTVEDFSYHKCVHHALKLIAPKKAKTYHSRWLNGY, from the exons ATGGAGCATGATCTACATATAGAGTACCCGGTGCCATCAGGTGTCTTGAAGGGAATTAAGTTTAATATTCTATCTGAGTCAGATGCT GCCAAAATTTCAGCTAAGGTAATAGAACTAGTGCCTGAAGTAACAGATCCTGCATTAGGACTGCCAAATCCAGTTTCTGAATGCCGTACATGTGGTGCAAAAGATGTAAAAGGATGTGAAG GCCATTTTGGTTTAATAAAATTCCCCTACACAATTATCAATCCATACTTTATATCAGAAGCTGCACGGATTCTCAATAAAATTTGCCCAGGATGTAAATCAGCTCGATGTGATAAGGTCAAG AGGGTTGATTCCACATCCATGCATCAGCAGCATGGTAATTGCAAGTATTGTGAT GGAACTTTAAAAGATTATCCACAAATGAGATTTAGATTATCTCCCAAAGACATGTTTGGGAAGCCTGCAATTATAGCTGAAGCGAGTCAAAAAGTGTCGAGGAAGTTTCCAAATACAACTTCAGGAGGAAGTTTGGCTTCTGATTATTGGGATATAATTCCACAAGATGCAGGGCAAGATGAAAGTTCTCGACAATCAAAAAAAAGAGTTCTATCATATGCACAG GTTTATAGCTTGCTGAAAGATGTTGATTCAAGACTTATTGAGGCATTTCTCAAAAGGAGAATTTCAATCTTTCTCAGTTGTTTCCTTTTGACCCCTAACTGTCATCGTGTCACAGAATTAGGGCCTCATATGCTATTT GATGAAAGTAACAGGCTTTACAGAAAGCTGATTGACTTTAGAGGGGCAGCCAATGACTTAAGTATGCACGTTATTGACCGCATCAAACTTTCAAAG CTGCGTGCTGAAAGACAAGCTACTATAGACCCTGCAACCAGCGCATCTGGTCTGAAGTTTTTGAAAGAACTTCTCATTGCAAAGAGAAGTAATCATGCTTTCCGCTTGGTGGTAGTTGGCGATCCACAGATAAAGCTGTCTGAAATTGGTATTCCATGTCATGTTGCAGAGAGCCTACATGTAGCTGAGCATTTAAATACATGGAATTCAGAAAAGTTAACTGAGCATTGTGATCTCATGATTCTTCAGAAGGGATGGGTCCTTGTTCGCAGAAATGATGGCTTAGTTCGTGTTAGTATGCTGGACAAGTTGCAGAAAGGAGATACCATATATAGACCACTTGTTGATGGAGATATTGTGTTAATAAATAGACCTCCTTCTATTCATCAACACTCCCTTATTGCTCTGTCTGTCAGAATTCTTCCAATAACTTCGGCTCTTTCTATAAATCCCCTTATATGTTCTCCTCTTCGTGGGGACTTTGATGGTGATTGCCTTCATGGTTATGTTCCACAATCAATGGACTGCAGAGTGGAGCTTAGGGAGCTTGTTGCTCTAGACAAACAATTGCTTGATGGACAGAGTGGGAGAAACCTTTTGTCACTAAGTCATGACAGCTTGACTGCAGCTCATTTGATTCTGGAGGATGGGGTTCTCTTGAACCAGTGCCAGATGCAACAGCTGCAGATGTCTTGTCCTCGACAGTTCTCACTGCCAGCTATCTTCAAAGCATTATCAAACGGCTCTTGTTATTGGACTGGAAAGCAGTTATTCAGTCTGCTCTTGCCATCagattttgattatttttttccatCTAATGGTGTATGTATTAGGAAAGGAGAAATTATGTCTTCTAATGGATCTTCTTGGCTACGTGACACTGATGGAAATCTTTTTCGTAGTCTTGTCAAACATTATGGAGATCAGGTTCTTCATTTCCTATTTGCTGCGCAGGAAGTTTTATGTGAGTGGTTGTCAATGAGGGGATTAAGCGTTTCCTTGTCTGATCTTTATCTCTCTTCTGATTCATCCACCCGAAAGAATATGGTTACTGAAATTTCATGTGGTTTGAAAGAGGCAGAGAGACTTTCTTATGTTACACTTCTCATGGTGGATTATACTCGAGATTTCCTTGTTGGAAGATCTGAAGGAAATCAGAATTCAAAAATTTTTGATGTTGAGCGATTGTCTATTGAGAAACAGAAGTCAGCTGCACTTAGTCAGGCTTCTGTTTGTGCTTTCAAAGATGTATTCTGGGATATCCAAAACCTGCTTTATCAGTATGCAAACAAGGGTAACTCATTCCTGGCTATGTTAAAGGCTGGGAGCAAGGGTAACCTTCTGAAATTGGTACAGCAGAGCATGTGTCTTGGTTTGCAGCATTCTCTGATTCCATTGTCTTTTCAAATCCCCCATCATCTTTCTTGTGGTGCATGGAATGATGAAAAGAACCGTCCTCATCATATTACGGAATACTCTGGTACTTACATCCCATGTGCTGTGGTGGAAAATTCTTTTCTTACAGGTTTAAATCCTCTGGAGTGCTTTGTACATTCGTTAACAACCAGGGACAGTTCTTTTAGTGGGCATGCTGATGTTTCTGGTACTTTGACTCGTAAACTCACATTTTTCATGCGGGATCTTTACATTGGATATGATGGAACAGTGCGAAATCCTTATGGAAATCAAGTTGTGCAGTTTTCTTACTATAGTCAACAAAAATCTGATCCCACTATAGCCCCTGAAGATGTGGGTGGCCATCCTGTTGGTTCATTGGCTGCCAGTGCCATTTCCGAGGCTGCATACAGTGCTTTGGATCAACCCATTAGTGCGCTTGAGTCATCACCTCTGCTGAACCTTAAG AAAGTACTGGAGTCGGGGGTAAGAAAAAGTAGTGGTGAAAAAACTGCATCAATGTTCTTGTCAAAAATGCTTGGAAGGTGGGCTTACGGTTTTGAATATGGAGCTTTAGAAGTAAAAAATCATTTAGAAAGGCTTCTGTTTTCAGACCTTGTTTCTGAAGTAATGATATG TTTCTCACGGGAGACGAGCAGAAGCAGCCGCACTAGTCCTTGGGTTTGTCATTTTCACATAAATAAG GAAATTGCAAAGAGGAGAAGACTAAAGTTACAATCCATTACTGATGCTCTTAACATGAGTTACACAGCGACTAAAGTAAAAGCAAAAGTTGAACTTCCAAATCTGCAGATAACATACAC GGATTGTTGTGTTGCTGACACATCAAAGCAAGACCCAAAATCGTGCATTGCAGTTGCTATTGTTGGAATTACTAAAGATTCATATGCGCAGCTGGATATCCTTCGTGATTTTGTGATACCATTCCTCCTTAGAACAGTAGTTAAAG GATTCTCTGCATTCAAAAAGGTTGATATCTTATGGAGGGAGGAGGCACCCATTTTATCCAAGTCTTCTGTAAGGCCTTCTGGAGAACTTTATTTGCGGGTTTTGATGTCTGAAAGCTGTGACAGAACTACATTTTGGAGTGTCCTTGTGGATAGTTGCCTTCAAATAATGACTATGATCGACTGGGAACGCAGTCATCCTGATGATATTCATGATATCTCTGTAGCCTATGGGATAGATGTTGCTTGGAAGTGCTTTCTAAGA GATCTAAGTTCTGCAGTTTCTGATACTGGCAAGATTATCCTCCCAGAACACTTGGTACTTGCAACTGACTGTCTGTCATCTTCGGGACAATTTCTTGCTTTGAGTGCAAAAGGCCTGTCActtcaaagaaaagaaaatggtgtTTCTACACCCTTCACGCAAGCATGCTTTACA AATCCTGGAGAAAGTTTTCTTAGAGCAGCCAAAATGGGATTGGAAGATGATCTTCGAGGGACTGCAGAAGCTTTATCTTGGGGAAAGATTCCATCTGTTGGTACTGGTTTCCAGTTTGACATTTTATACTCTGGGAAG GGGTTCGAGCCTTCTGAAACCACTGATGTGTATAATCTGCTGGGTAAGCATGCTGCACTCGAGAAGGAGAAAATGATGCTCTATCCCGAGGAAAGCAAAGAAATCGTCAGCAAGCCTCTTGCTCAGCGTCTATGTAAATATGGCGATTTTGTTTCAGAGGGAGAAAATAGTTTGTTACCAAAAGCAATCTCAAGTTCCTTTACATTGAATGACATTCAGAGGCTCTCTAAGGCATTGAGGAATATCTTATATAC GTACGATATTAATGATCTTTTGAAAGAAGCTGACAAGTCTGTTGTCATGAGGGCCTTATATTTTCATCCTCGAAGGAGTGAGAAAATTGGGACTGGAGCACATGAAATCaag GTTGGTCAGCATAAAGGACATGCAAATTCCCGCTGCTTCCTTTTGGTACGTTCAGATGGAACAGTCGAAGACTTTTCTTATCACAAGTGCGTACACCATGCTCTCAAGCTAATCGCTCCAAAGAAGGCAAAAACTTACCATTCGCGATGGTTGAATGGATACTGA